In the Methanothermobacter sp. K4 genome, AGAGAGCGACTTCTCAAGGGAGAGCCTGGACCGTATATTCCAGATAAGGGAGGACTCTGTGCCAGACCCTGTGGATGACCCGGAATTTCCAGAGGTACGGGTTAAGATCGCGGGTTTCGGTGGGCAGGGAGTCCTGAGCATGGGGCTGACACTGGCCCAGGCAGCCTGCAGTGAGGGAAGACACACATCATGGTACCCAGCCTATGGGCCCGAACAGAGGGGAGGTACATCCAGCTGTGGAGTTGTTATATCAGGTGAAAGGGTGGGTTCACCGGCAGTTGACACACCAGACGTCCTCGTGGCCTTCAACCAGCCATCCATAGATGAATTTGCAGGTGATGTCAGGGAGGGTGGTACTGTCCTCTACGACACTGCAACCGCAGATTTCAGGAAAAAGGATAATGTCAGGGCCATAGGTGTGCCGGCCCTTGAAATAGCAAAGGAACACGGCACCGGAAGGGCTGCCAACACCGTCATGCTGGGTGTTATGATGGCCCTTGGAATCACAGGCCTCCATGAGGAATCCTTCAGTGAGGCCATAAGGTTCACCTTCTCTGGTAAGGATAAAATAATAGACATGAACCTTAAAATACTCGAGGCCGGTGCAGAGTGGGCCAGGAAGAACCTTGAGGGGGAATTTTAATGCCATACCATGGATCAGCCAGGAGATTCCTTGAATCAGCCTCAATAGATGTGGGGGACACCGTCAGGGTGGAGAAACCCGATGTGACCTATGAGGGTATGGTACTGGACCGTGCAGATGATGCAGATGACAGGCACATCGTCCTGAAACTCAAAAACGGGTACAACATTGGAGTTGAAATCAGTGACGCTAAAATAGAACTCATTGAGAGGGGTTCAGAGCCAAAAATAGAGCTCCCCCCGGTTGATGTGATTGAGGACCCCCAGCTGCCAGACATATCCATAATATCAACGGGCGGTACCGTTGCATCAATAATAGACTACCGTACAGGTGCTGTGCACCCGGCCTTCACCGCAGATGACCTTCTACGGGCCAACCCAGAGCTCCTGGACATGGCAAACATACGGGGTAAGGCCGTCCTGAACATCCTCAGTGAAAACATGAAACCCGAATACTGGGTTGAAACCGCAAGGGCCGTTTACAGGGAGATAGATGATGGTGCAGATGGTGTTGTTGTCGCACATGGAACCGACACCATGCACTACACATCCGCCGCCCTCAGCTTCATGCTTCAGACGCCAGTACCGGTGGTCCTAACAGGCGCCCAGAGGAGTTCAGACAGGCCATCATCAGATGCAAGCCTCAACATACAGTGCTCGGTGAGGGCCGCCACCTCTGATATAGCTGAGGTCACCGTCTGCATGCATGCAACCATGGATGACCTCACCTGCCACCTCCACAGAGGAGTGAAGGTGCGGAAGATGCACACCTCAAGGAGGGACACCTTCAGGAGCATAAATGCCCTCCCCCTCGCAGAGGTAACACCCGGGGACATCAAAATACTTGACGATGATTACAGGAGGAGGGGTTCATGTGAACTGGAACTCCATGACAGGGTTGAGGAGAGGGTTGCCCTCATAAAGAGTTACCCTGGAATGTCCCCTGAGATCATAGAATGGCACCTGGAGAGGGGCTACAGGGGACTGGTAATGGAGGGTACAGGCCTCGGCCACTGCCCCGACACACTGATACCGGTACTCAGGGAGGCCCATGATATGGGGGTCCCAGTTGCCATGACATCCCAGTGCCTCAATGGAAGGGTCAACATGAACGTCTACAGCACAGGAAGGAGGCTACTCCAGGCAGGTGTCATACCCTGCGCAGATATGCTCCCGGAGGTCGCCTACGTAAAGATGTGCTGGGTCCTGGGACAGACAGATGAACCCGAAGGGGTGCGTGAAATGATGATGGATAACATTGCAGGGGAAATCAACGAGAGGACATCCATAGCATACTTCAGGGGTTGATCAGATGAACTGGGATGAGATAGGGCTCAAAATGGGTCTCGAGATACACCAACAGCTTGATACAGAGAGCAAACTCTTCTGCCCCTGCAGAACAGAACTCATTGATTCAGAACCTGACCACGACATAGTGAGGAACCTCAGACCAACCCAGAGCGAACTCGGGAAATTTGACAGGGCAGCCTTCGAGGAGGCCATGAGGAAACTCCACTTCCACTACGAGAACTACGATGATGGAACATGCCTCGTTGAGGCAGATGAGGAGCCACCCCACCCCCTCAACAGGGAGGCCCTCGAACTTGCAGTTACAATCGCACTCCTCCTTAACATGAGGGTTGTGGATGAATTCCACACCATGAGGAAGCAGGTCATCGATGGCAGCAACACCGGCGGCTTCCAGAGGACGGGTCTTGTTGCAACCGACGGCCACCTTGAAACACCACAGGGGACTGTTAAAATAGAGAACCTCTGCCTTGAGGAGGACGCCGCAAGGAGGATCAGGGAGACAGGGGATGGTGTTGTATTCAGACTGGACCGCCTGGGCATACCCCTCGTTGAGATAACCACCGACCCATCCATCAGTGACCCCCATCAGCTCAGGGACGTCGCATACCAGATAGGCCAGGTGCTGAGGAGCACCCGCGTTAAGAGGGGCCTCGGGACCATAAGGCAGGACCTCAACATATCCATACGTGAGGGAGCCAGAGTCGAAGTGAAAGGTGTCCAGGACCTTGAACTGATCCCTGAGATAGTTGAGAGGGAGGTCAGGAGGCAGCTGAAACTGGTTGAGATAAGAAACACCCTCAGAGAGAGGGGCGCGTCGGTTGATGGGGATCTGGTTGATGTCTCAGAGGTCTTCAGGGATACAGACTCAAAGATAATATCCTCAGCAGAGTCAGTGCTCGCTGTTAAACTCAGGGGCTTCCATGGACTGATAGGAACCGAAATACAGCCAGGAAGACGTTTAGGTACAGAGATGGCTGACTATGCAAAGAAGAGGGGTGTTAAGGGAATATTCCACACCGATGAACTCCCGGCCTACGGCATAACCCCCGAGGAGGTTAAAGCCCTAAGGGAAGCCCTTGATGCCTCAGATGAGGATGCAGTGGTCCTGGTGGCCCATGATAGGGAGACAGCGGAGAATGCCATCAGTGAGGTCATCAAACGTGCCAGGATGGCCATTGAGGGCGTGCCTGAGGAGACCAGGAAGGCCCTTCCCGACGGCAACACCCAGTACCTCAGGCCACTTCCAACCTCAAGCAGGATGTACCTTGAAACAGACATACCACTCTTCAGCATAGAAGAGGAATTCATCGCAGGGATCCGGGAGAACCTCCCTGAACTTCCCTCAGAGAAGAAGGAGAGGCTCATAGGGGATTATGGCCTCAGTGAGGACCTGGCGTCCCAGCTTGTTAAGAGGAACCTTGTTGAGGAATTCGAGGTCCTCGCAGAGTTCAGGGTTGATGTGACCGTGATAGCATCACTCCTCGCCTACACCCTCAGGGAACTTGGAAGGGAGGGCCATGATATGGGCAGTATTGGTATTGAGGAACTCAGAGACGCCATCAGACTCCTTGAGGAGGGTAAGGTGTCAAAGGATGCCCTCAGGGACATAGTTGCCTGCATGGCCGATGATGGTGTAACAGCAGGAGAAGCTGCAGAGAAACTGGACCTCCTGCTCCTCACAGAGGATGAAGTTGAGGCTGTGATAGATGAGATCATTGAGCTTAACCACGAAATGATCCAGGAGAGGGGTATGGGTGCAATGGGGCCCCTGATGGGTCAGGCCATGGGTAGGCTGCGTGGCAGAGCCGATGGTAAGGTTGTAAACAGGATACTGAACTCAAAAATCCGCGAAAGACTCTAGAAACCTCAAATTTTAAAATTTTTTTCACCAAAAAGAAAATTATAGACCAATTACCTTTTTAATGTAAGTTAAATCCAATCTTAGTCCTGGGGACTCCACATAGTCCTTTTGGTGATTCATTTACTGAAATCCAAGAGTTAGAATTTAATATGGACCTCATTGGAGATGTCCCCAGTAAGTCATTCACTGAAATCTTTATCAGAGTAGAGTCCAATGCAGGCTTCAATGGATACCCCCAGTAAGTCATTCACTGAAATCTTTATCTCAAGCAAAAACCAAGATAAACCCTGAAGGTGGTATGATGACTGATTATGACATAATCATTATAGGGGCTGGCCCCGCAGGACTAACAGCAGGTATCTACGGTGGAAGGCAGGGAAGTCGTGTCCTCATGCTTGATAAGGGCCCCGCAGG is a window encoding:
- the gatD gene encoding Glu-tRNA(Gln) amidotransferase subunit GatD, which codes for MPYHGSARRFLESASIDVGDTVRVEKPDVTYEGMVLDRADDADDRHIVLKLKNGYNIGVEISDAKIELIERGSEPKIELPPVDVIEDPQLPDISIISTGGTVASIIDYRTGAVHPAFTADDLLRANPELLDMANIRGKAVLNILSENMKPEYWVETARAVYREIDDGADGVVVAHGTDTMHYTSAALSFMLQTPVPVVLTGAQRSSDRPSSDASLNIQCSVRAATSDIAEVTVCMHATMDDLTCHLHRGVKVRKMHTSRRDTFRSINALPLAEVTPGDIKILDDDYRRRGSCELELHDRVEERVALIKSYPGMSPEIIEWHLERGYRGLVMEGTGLGHCPDTLIPVLREAHDMGVPVAMTSQCLNGRVNMNVYSTGRRLLQAGVIPCADMLPEVAYVKMCWVLGQTDEPEGVREMMMDNIAGEINERTSIAYFRG
- the gatE gene encoding Glu-tRNA(Gln) amidotransferase subunit GatE gives rise to the protein MNWDEIGLKMGLEIHQQLDTESKLFCPCRTELIDSEPDHDIVRNLRPTQSELGKFDRAAFEEAMRKLHFHYENYDDGTCLVEADEEPPHPLNREALELAVTIALLLNMRVVDEFHTMRKQVIDGSNTGGFQRTGLVATDGHLETPQGTVKIENLCLEEDAARRIRETGDGVVFRLDRLGIPLVEITTDPSISDPHQLRDVAYQIGQVLRSTRVKRGLGTIRQDLNISIREGARVEVKGVQDLELIPEIVEREVRRQLKLVEIRNTLRERGASVDGDLVDVSEVFRDTDSKIISSAESVLAVKLRGFHGLIGTEIQPGRRLGTEMADYAKKRGVKGIFHTDELPAYGITPEEVKALREALDASDEDAVVLVAHDRETAENAISEVIKRARMAIEGVPEETRKALPDGNTQYLRPLPTSSRMYLETDIPLFSIEEEFIAGIRENLPELPSEKKERLIGDYGLSEDLASQLVKRNLVEEFEVLAEFRVDVTVIASLLAYTLRELGREGHDMGSIGIEELRDAIRLLEEGKVSKDALRDIVACMADDGVTAGEAAEKLDLLLLTEDEVEAVIDEIIELNHEMIQERGMGAMGPLMGQAMGRLRGRADGKVVNRILNSKIRERL